The following proteins come from a genomic window of Paramisgurnus dabryanus chromosome 19, PD_genome_1.1, whole genome shotgun sequence:
- the LOC135776646 gene encoding nuclear GTPase SLIP-GC-like, translating into MQAQVDKFTVSQCVLGLPVLYPIEIFIKTQETKLRASLGRHIIQKKKEIYSSIKTTILQKMAPGYKRAAEVRGDGCMERMDAIITETIEDLKNHMFSEAKLEALKMFNDLKLYIIKTLESELMNSVERFLSQTSKISLMDVSREIEELERLSQQLSD; encoded by the exons ATGCAAGCACAGGTTGACAAGTTCACTGTCAGCCAGTGTGTCTTAGGATTGCCCGTGCTATATCCAATTGAAATCTTCATCAAAACTCAG GAAACTAAACTGAGGGCATCACTCGGCAGACACATCATACAAAAAAAGAAGGAAATATACTCATCAATCAAAACAACAATTCTGCAGAAAATGGCTCCTGGCTACAAGA GAGCTGCAGAAGTGAGAGGAGATGGATGTATGGAAAGGATGGATGCCATAATAACAGAAACGAttgaggatttaaaaaatcacATGTTCAGTGAGGCAAAATTGGAAGCACTTAAGATGTTTAATGACTTGaag CTGTATATAATAAAAACCCTTGAATCAGAGCTAATGAATTCAGTGGAGCGCTTCCTTTCCCAAACCAGCAAAATCTCCCTGATGG ATGTCTCCAGAGAGATTGAAGAGCTGGAAAGATTATCACAGCAACTTTCTGACTGA